In the genome of Sorangium aterium, one region contains:
- a CDS encoding alpha-glucuronidase family glycosyl hydrolase, whose protein sequence is MKMLRVPLLVVGLLSAALAGACSSSGTDEPNEVTGSGGSSSSGSPSGATGTGGASSGANGSANSGTGGGASVGQGGVDTGASTGSTGGMPGSDEEYPVPNALPDETGADLWLRYPKVPIPGRLAEYQAAFKRVVKSGTGASLDVAQAELVKGLSGLTGGAVETGAAVEGPGAVVIGTATSDAIKGLPLASRLGALGPEGYLVEAADVGGQPVIAVAGNTEVGVLYGTFALLRHVQSHSSLDKLSLTGSPKIGHRILNHWDNLDRSVERGYAGRSIWDWSALPGTISPRYKDYARANASIGINGTVLTNVNANAQVLTPSYLTKVKALADVFRPYGIKVYLTARFSAPVEIGNLSTADPTNSSVKQWWTNKVNEIYQQIPDFGGFLVKANSEGQPGPQDYGRTHADGANMLADALAPHDGIVIWRAFVYSDTSPPDRIKQAYEEFKPLDGKFKSNVLVQAKNGPLDFQPREPFHPLFGAMPKTPLALELQITKEYLGEDTHLAYLGPLYEEVLKADTYAAGEGSTVARVIDGTLHKYTTTAISGVANVGDDANWTGSQMNQANWYVFGRLAWNPDLSSEAIAEEWVRQTFSNDPVVVEPVVQIMMESRKALVDYMTPLGLVHIMGNDHHYGPGPWLNSLSRAEWNPVYYHKADANSIGFNRTSSGSNAVAQYAAQVGQKFGSRDTVPDDLLLFFHRVGWQDKAKSGRTVWEELVHRYSQGVDEVGVMRETWKSVEGRIDGKRFGDVSDFLQIQHYEARWWRDACLAYFGSVSKLQVPSGYAPLANTLSFYQGLRCPSDVKKPRCSQVYTGNPSPAILQ, encoded by the coding sequence GAGCGCGGCGCTCGCGGGCGCCTGCTCCTCGAGCGGCACCGATGAGCCGAACGAGGTGACCGGCAGCGGCGGCTCCAGCTCGTCGGGGAGCCCCAGCGGGGCCACCGGCACGGGCGGCGCAAGCAGCGGCGCGAACGGCAGCGCGAACAGCGGTACGGGCGGCGGCGCCTCGGTCGGCCAGGGTGGCGTGGACACGGGCGCATCGACCGGGAGCACGGGCGGAATGCCGGGCTCCGACGAGGAGTACCCCGTGCCGAACGCCCTTCCGGACGAGACGGGCGCAGACCTCTGGCTCAGGTACCCGAAGGTGCCGATTCCGGGGCGCCTCGCGGAGTATCAGGCGGCCTTCAAGCGCGTGGTCAAGTCGGGGACCGGCGCGAGCCTCGACGTCGCCCAGGCCGAGCTCGTCAAAGGGCTGAGCGGATTGACGGGCGGAGCCGTCGAGACCGGCGCGGCCGTCGAGGGACCGGGCGCCGTGGTGATCGGGACGGCCACCTCGGACGCCATCAAGGGCCTGCCGCTCGCATCGCGCCTCGGAGCCCTGGGCCCCGAGGGCTACCTCGTCGAGGCCGCCGACGTCGGGGGCCAGCCGGTGATCGCCGTGGCAGGCAACACCGAGGTGGGCGTGCTCTATGGCACCTTCGCGCTCCTCCGGCACGTCCAGAGCCACAGCTCCCTCGACAAGCTGTCGCTCACCGGCTCTCCGAAGATCGGCCACCGCATCCTGAACCACTGGGACAACCTTGATCGCAGCGTGGAGCGCGGCTACGCGGGCCGATCCATCTGGGACTGGAGCGCGCTGCCCGGCACGATCTCCCCCCGTTACAAGGACTACGCGAGGGCCAACGCCTCCATCGGCATCAACGGGACGGTGCTGACGAACGTGAACGCCAACGCGCAGGTCCTGACGCCCTCGTACCTCACGAAGGTCAAGGCGCTCGCCGACGTCTTCCGCCCTTATGGCATCAAGGTCTACCTCACGGCCCGCTTCAGCGCGCCGGTCGAGATCGGCAACCTGAGCACGGCCGATCCGACCAACTCCAGCGTCAAGCAATGGTGGACGAACAAGGTCAACGAGATCTACCAGCAGATCCCCGACTTCGGGGGTTTCCTTGTGAAGGCCAACTCCGAGGGGCAGCCGGGGCCGCAAGATTACGGTCGGACCCACGCCGACGGCGCCAACATGCTCGCCGACGCCCTCGCGCCGCATGACGGCATCGTGATATGGCGCGCCTTCGTCTACTCGGACACCAGCCCTCCGGACCGCATCAAGCAGGCCTACGAGGAGTTCAAGCCTCTGGACGGCAAATTCAAGAGCAACGTCCTCGTGCAGGCCAAGAACGGCCCGCTCGATTTCCAGCCCCGGGAGCCGTTCCATCCGCTGTTCGGGGCCATGCCGAAGACGCCCCTCGCCCTCGAGCTCCAGATCACGAAGGAGTACCTCGGCGAGGACACGCACCTCGCCTACCTCGGTCCGCTCTACGAGGAGGTCCTCAAGGCGGACACCTACGCGGCGGGCGAGGGCTCGACCGTGGCGCGGGTCATCGACGGCACCCTCCACAAGTATACGACCACCGCGATCTCGGGCGTCGCCAACGTGGGTGACGACGCGAACTGGACTGGATCGCAGATGAACCAGGCGAACTGGTACGTGTTCGGGCGCCTGGCGTGGAACCCGGACCTCTCCTCGGAGGCCATCGCAGAGGAGTGGGTCCGGCAGACCTTCTCGAACGACCCCGTCGTCGTCGAGCCGGTCGTTCAGATCATGATGGAGTCCCGCAAGGCGCTCGTCGACTACATGACGCCCCTCGGCCTCGTCCACATCATGGGCAACGACCATCACTACGGGCCGGGGCCGTGGCTGAACAGCCTGAGCCGCGCCGAGTGGAACCCGGTCTACTATCACAAGGCGGACGCGAACAGCATCGGCTTCAACCGCACCTCGTCGGGCAGCAACGCTGTCGCCCAGTACGCTGCGCAGGTAGGACAGAAGTTCGGGAGCCGGGACACGGTGCCGGACGATCTCCTGCTCTTCTTCCACCGCGTCGGCTGGCAAGACAAGGCGAAGTCGGGGAGGACGGTCTGGGAGGAGCTCGTCCATCGTTACAGCCAGGGCGTCGATGAGGTGGGGGTGATGCGAGAGACATGGAAGTCCGTCGAGGGCCGTATCGATGGCAAGCGCTTCGGTGACGTGAGCGACTTCCTCCAGATCCAGCACTACGAGGCGCGCTGGTGGCGCGACGCGTGCCTCGCCTACTTCGGCTCGGTGTCGAAGCTCCAGGTCCCGAGCGGCTACGCTCCCCTGGCGAACACGCTGAGCTTCTACCAGGGGCTCCGCTGCCCCTCCGACGTCAAGAAGCCCCGCTGCTCGCAGGTCTATACCGGGAATCCGTCCCCGGCCATTCTCCAGTGA